A stretch of Dyella sp. BiH032 DNA encodes these proteins:
- a CDS encoding pitrilysin family protein, protein MRKPLALLVAGLLSAGVAMTAPSSMAAPATQTIPEIAYTRFTLPNGLTVVVHEDHKAPVVAVSIWYHVGSGDEPKGKTGFAHLFEHLMFSGSENHKGTYFAPFELAGATDMNGTTWFDRTNYFETVPTTALDMALWMESDRMGHLLGAIGQKELDTQRGVVQNEKRQGENRPYGRVDQNVLSNTYPANHPYQHDTIGSMEDLDAASLADVKQWFHDYYGAANTVIVLAGDITPAQAKEKVAKYFGDIPAGPPVPRQQPWITPLAKSTRGVQHDHVSQPRIYRTWVVPQLGTDDMISLDLASTVLGGGKTSRLYQRLVYQDKLVDDVSASVAPFALASQFQIQADVREGVDPAKVEAAIADELKKFIADGPTQDELDRAKVGNRASFVRGLEKVGGFGGKAVILAEGQVYRGDPGAYKKDLERIDTATVASVKSASDKWLTKGDYLLTVLPASGNFDPQAEDAKVVSLPTASGRPEPKLPSAQSFTVGKNEVDRAKGVPQVTQFPDLSFPKLERGKLKNGIEVVLAQRHTIPVTQIQLQFNAGYAADQGRKLGTASFTTTLMNESTKALDSVEVSKRKQRLGAITSIGCGLDTCTASLNALNDQLGPSLELFADIVRNPAFKSEDIERVRGQWLASIAQEKTQPTGLALRTLPPLLYGQGHAYGIPFTGTGTEAAIKSLTAQDLATFQRDWLRPDNVKILVAGDTTLDQIIPQLDAVFDDWKAPSAPLPKKNVAQVAAQAKPRVFLIDRPDAPQSLILAGLLAPSSKAPNDIEIGVANGAFGGSFTSRLNMNLREDKRWAYGAFSFLRDAVGQRPFLMYAPVQTDKTAESALEVQKEAKAVVGDKPLTTQEVDKIKSSNVRGLPGSFETTASVLGALGEIVQYGRPDDYVQTLKQHTEAVNQASAQSALAEIVKPQALTWVIVGDLKKIEQPVRALGLGEVHVIDADGKPVAAKPSAKAKVAK, encoded by the coding sequence GCTTCACCCTGCCCAATGGCCTCACGGTCGTGGTGCATGAGGACCACAAGGCGCCGGTCGTGGCGGTCAGCATCTGGTACCACGTCGGTTCCGGCGACGAACCCAAGGGCAAGACCGGCTTCGCCCACCTGTTCGAGCACCTGATGTTCTCCGGCTCGGAAAACCACAAGGGCACCTACTTCGCGCCCTTCGAGCTGGCCGGCGCGACCGACATGAACGGCACCACCTGGTTCGATCGCACCAACTACTTCGAGACGGTACCCACCACCGCGCTGGACATGGCGCTGTGGATGGAATCGGATCGCATGGGCCACCTGCTCGGCGCCATCGGCCAGAAAGAACTGGATACGCAGCGTGGCGTCGTGCAGAACGAGAAGCGCCAGGGCGAGAACCGGCCCTACGGCCGCGTGGATCAGAACGTCCTCTCCAACACCTATCCGGCGAACCACCCATACCAGCACGACACCATCGGTTCGATGGAGGACCTGGACGCCGCGTCGCTAGCCGACGTGAAGCAGTGGTTCCATGACTACTACGGCGCCGCCAACACCGTGATCGTGCTGGCCGGCGACATCACGCCCGCGCAGGCCAAAGAAAAGGTCGCCAAGTACTTCGGCGACATTCCCGCGGGTCCGCCCGTACCGCGCCAGCAGCCGTGGATCACGCCGCTGGCGAAGTCCACGCGGGGCGTACAGCACGACCACGTCTCCCAGCCGCGCATCTACCGCACCTGGGTGGTGCCGCAGCTGGGCACGGACGACATGATTTCGCTGGACCTGGCCTCCACCGTGCTCGGAGGCGGCAAGACCTCGCGCCTCTATCAGCGCCTGGTCTACCAGGACAAGCTGGTCGACGACGTCTCCGCCAGCGTGGCGCCGTTCGCGCTTGCCAGCCAGTTCCAGATCCAGGCTGACGTCCGCGAAGGCGTGGACCCGGCGAAGGTCGAAGCTGCCATCGCCGACGAACTGAAGAAGTTCATCGCGGACGGTCCCACCCAGGACGAGCTCGACCGCGCCAAGGTGGGCAACCGCGCTTCGTTCGTGCGCGGGCTGGAGAAGGTGGGGGGCTTCGGCGGCAAGGCCGTGATCTTGGCCGAGGGCCAGGTCTATCGCGGCGATCCGGGCGCGTACAAGAAAGACCTCGAGCGCATCGACACCGCCACCGTGGCCAGCGTCAAGAGTGCCTCGGACAAGTGGCTGACCAAGGGCGACTACCTGCTCACCGTGCTGCCGGCCAGCGGCAATTTCGATCCACAGGCGGAAGACGCGAAGGTCGTGTCGCTGCCCACGGCTTCCGGCCGTCCGGAACCCAAATTGCCGTCGGCGCAATCGTTCACCGTGGGCAAGAATGAGGTCGACCGCGCCAAGGGCGTGCCGCAGGTCACGCAGTTTCCGGACCTCAGCTTTCCTAAGCTGGAGCGCGGCAAGCTGAAGAACGGTATCGAGGTGGTGCTGGCTCAGCGCCATACGATCCCTGTCACCCAGATCCAGCTGCAATTCAATGCCGGTTATGCGGCCGACCAGGGGCGCAAGCTCGGCACTGCCAGTTTCACCACCACGCTGATGAACGAGAGCACCAAGGCGCTCGATTCGGTCGAGGTGTCCAAGCGCAAGCAACGCCTCGGCGCGATCACCAGCATCGGCTGCGGGCTCGATACCTGTACTGCATCGCTCAACGCGCTGAACGACCAGCTCGGACCGTCGCTGGAGTTGTTCGCAGACATCGTGCGCAATCCGGCCTTCAAGTCGGAAGACATCGAACGCGTGCGCGGCCAGTGGCTGGCCAGCATCGCGCAGGAAAAGACCCAGCCCACCGGTCTGGCCTTGCGCACGCTGCCGCCGCTGCTCTACGGGCAGGGGCACGCCTACGGCATTCCGTTCACCGGCACCGGCACGGAAGCGGCGATCAAATCGCTCACGGCCCAGGACCTGGCGACCTTCCAGCGCGACTGGCTGCGGCCGGACAACGTGAAGATCCTGGTCGCCGGCGATACCACGCTGGATCAGATCATCCCCCAGCTCGACGCGGTGTTCGATGACTGGAAGGCGCCGTCCGCGCCGCTGCCGAAGAAGAACGTCGCGCAGGTTGCTGCCCAGGCCAAGCCGCGCGTATTCCTGATCGACCGGCCCGATGCGCCGCAATCGCTGATCCTCGCCGGCCTGCTGGCGCCGTCGAGCAAGGCGCCCAACGACATCGAGATCGGCGTCGCCAACGGCGCCTTCGGCGGCAGCTTCACTTCGCGACTCAACATGAACCTGCGCGAGGACAAGCGCTGGGCCTACGGCGCTTTCAGCTTCCTGCGCGACGCGGTCGGCCAGCGGCCGTTCCTGATGTATGCGCCAGTGCAGACCGACAAGACGGCCGAGTCCGCGCTGGAAGTGCAAAAGGAAGCCAAGGCTGTGGTCGGCGACAAGCCGCTCACCACGCAGGAGGTGGACAAGATCAAGTCCTCCAACGTGCGTGGCTTGCCGGGCAGCTTCGAGACCACGGCTTCGGTGCTCGGCGCGCTCGGCGAGATCGTGCAGTACGGCCGGCCAGACGACTACGTGCAGACACTCAAGCAGCACACCGAGGCTGTGAATCAGGCGAGCGCGCAGTCGGCGCTCGCCGAGATCGTCAAGCCGCAGGCACTGACTTGGGTGATCGTTGGCGATCTGAAGAAGATCGAGCAGCCGGTGCGTGCACTCGGCCTTGGCGAGGTCCACGTGATCGACGCCGATGGCAAGCCGGTCGCGGCGAAGCCTTCGGCCAAGGCCAAGGTCGCCAAATGA
- a CDS encoding DUF4156 domain-containing protein, whose protein sequence is MRKTLLLVPVALMLGACTWGITLDDAAKNVRTVWSGDVSSCRELGKVTVSVMNRVGPINRNDIKVRDELEVMARNEAAKMRADTIKPLAEPSEGSQPWGAYQCGPNRPAAGRASGASPRPAQSAPGNAETFPIKG, encoded by the coding sequence ATGCGCAAGACCCTGCTGCTCGTTCCCGTGGCCCTGATGCTCGGTGCCTGCACCTGGGGCATCACTCTGGACGATGCCGCCAAGAATGTACGCACGGTATGGAGCGGCGACGTGTCTTCCTGCCGCGAGCTGGGCAAGGTCACCGTGTCGGTAATGAACCGCGTGGGGCCGATCAACCGCAATGACATCAAGGTGCGGGACGAACTCGAAGTGATGGCCCGCAACGAGGCGGCCAAGATGCGCGCTGACACCATCAAGCCGCTGGCCGAGCCCTCCGAGGGTTCGCAGCCCTGGGGCGCTTACCAATGCGGACCCAACCGTCCTGCCGCGGGGCGCGCTTCCGGCGCTTCGCCGCGACCGGCCCAGTCGGCGCCCGGCAACGCAGAGACTTTCCCCATCAAGGGCTAA
- a CDS encoding MarR family transcriptional regulator, whose amino-acid sequence MSSFTPTEQRLAVTCRRYPDFPRDPAILVRLVKHIYKRVHDDANAMLKPWGINHPEYNLLMMLYGTEGYTLNPSQLADAAGEKSANITRLTNELCEKGLIERTASDEDRRKVTLTLTAKGLAMIEGFLPDICALLERQAGGLQPRESAQLERLLKKFLDHLDQG is encoded by the coding sequence ATGAGCAGCTTCACTCCTACTGAGCAGCGCCTCGCGGTCACCTGCCGGCGCTACCCCGACTTTCCGCGCGATCCAGCGATCCTGGTGCGCCTGGTCAAGCACATCTACAAGCGCGTCCACGACGACGCCAACGCGATGCTCAAGCCCTGGGGCATCAACCATCCGGAATACAACCTTCTCATGATGCTGTACGGCACGGAGGGCTATACGCTCAATCCGTCGCAACTGGCGGACGCGGCCGGAGAGAAGTCCGCGAACATCACACGGCTTACCAACGAGCTGTGCGAAAAGGGGCTGATCGAGCGCACCGCCAGCGACGAGGACCGCCGCAAGGTCACGCTCACGCTGACGGCGAAGGGGCTGGCGATGATCGAAGGTTTCCTGCCCGACATCTGCGCCCTGCTGGAACGGCAGGCCGGCGGCCTGCAGCCGCGCGAATCGGCCCAGCTGGAGCGTCTGCTCAAGAAGTTCCTCGACCATCTGGACCAGGGCTGA
- a CDS encoding FUSC family protein, translating to MSPADTSTTAAARWPWLPAFLSEERIAWVFVAKTVLAMYVTCWLAMLFQLEQPATAMITVAIVMHPQSGMVLAKSFYRALGTFAGSLFGLVLMSLFPQQRELFLLSLSLWVAACAGGATLYRNFAAYGFVLAGYTAAIVTLPAVSNPLNVFDSAVMRVSEVMLGIIVSGVVSDVILPERLRPLLRRSAREHFAHFIDFARGSTGGTIPRSEMEKAHLRFVRAAVQLEDLRSSVIFEDPEARARSSRMRLLNQRYMSASTSFQSAHHLINRLQRGGRGNVAAALIALYAPIGEALSPDPVQQQDPAVLAPRLQACEDVLPPLAARLRAELRADAWLEFDTGAGLLRRFCSEMRDFTALEASLREGKLKGSVEIVRFSRGNDVLGASVSVLRTFLTMSVLSVFWLSSGWSYGSSAMLLATIFSGLFAASAFPMLAVTNTLAGYVAGMVGGYFVTFYALPGGDGFAMLVVATLPFLLIGPYLTTRNHTLPGVGAGYTLGYVYILALKNPMVYDPTRFLNDAIAQVVGIGMTAVFFVFVPAVTGSPWQRRRQLAQLRRQVVLAANAPLPGLLYSFESVNRDLVQQVVTYTRPDTDESRSLLAWALSVHECGRAVIELRQDIARSGMPLSVIGPVQDAVHAIGALYAQPRAECWRRADTAVARAIDITTDHLAQSPSTCQAALTHLYLLRSALRDDESAMAPYIQAGQGTESPHAA from the coding sequence ATGTCCCCCGCCGACACCAGCACGACGGCCGCAGCACGCTGGCCCTGGCTGCCCGCCTTTCTATCGGAGGAGCGGATCGCCTGGGTGTTCGTGGCCAAGACCGTGCTGGCGATGTACGTCACCTGCTGGCTGGCCATGCTGTTTCAGCTGGAGCAGCCGGCCACCGCGATGATCACTGTCGCTATCGTGATGCATCCGCAGAGCGGCATGGTGCTGGCCAAGAGCTTCTATCGCGCGCTCGGCACCTTCGCCGGCAGCCTGTTTGGCCTGGTGCTGATGAGCCTGTTCCCACAGCAGCGCGAGCTGTTCCTGCTCAGCCTGTCATTGTGGGTGGCCGCCTGCGCCGGCGGCGCTACGCTTTACCGCAACTTCGCCGCCTACGGATTTGTGCTGGCCGGCTATACCGCCGCCATCGTGACCTTGCCGGCGGTGAGCAATCCGCTGAACGTGTTCGATTCGGCGGTGATGCGCGTGAGCGAGGTAATGCTAGGCATCATCGTGTCCGGTGTGGTCAGCGACGTGATCCTGCCGGAGCGACTACGCCCCCTGTTGCGCCGCAGTGCGCGGGAGCATTTCGCGCATTTCATCGATTTCGCGCGCGGCAGCACCGGCGGCACCATCCCTCGCAGCGAGATGGAGAAGGCGCACCTGCGTTTCGTGCGCGCCGCGGTGCAATTGGAAGACCTGCGTTCCTCGGTGATCTTCGAGGATCCGGAAGCGCGCGCCCGCAGCAGTCGCATGCGGTTGCTCAACCAGCGCTACATGTCCGCGTCGACCAGCTTCCAGTCGGCCCATCACTTGATCAATCGCCTGCAGCGCGGCGGCCGCGGCAATGTGGCGGCTGCGCTGATCGCGCTGTACGCGCCGATCGGCGAGGCGTTGTCGCCGGACCCCGTTCAACAGCAGGATCCGGCCGTGCTCGCCCCGCGCCTGCAGGCTTGCGAGGACGTGCTGCCGCCCCTGGCCGCGCGCCTGCGCGCCGAGCTGCGGGCGGACGCCTGGCTCGAGTTCGATACCGGCGCCGGCCTGCTGCGCCGTTTCTGTAGCGAAATGCGCGATTTCACCGCGCTGGAAGCCTCCTTGCGCGAGGGCAAGCTGAAAGGCTCGGTGGAGATCGTGCGCTTCAGCCGCGGCAACGACGTGCTGGGCGCGTCGGTCAGCGTGCTGCGTACCTTCCTCACTATGTCGGTGCTCAGCGTGTTCTGGCTGAGCAGCGGCTGGAGCTATGGCTCCAGCGCAATGCTGCTGGCCACCATCTTCAGCGGCCTGTTCGCGGCCTCGGCTTTCCCCATGCTCGCGGTGACCAATACGCTCGCCGGCTACGTGGCCGGCATGGTGGGCGGTTACTTCGTCACTTTCTATGCGCTGCCGGGCGGCGACGGCTTCGCCATGCTGGTCGTCGCTACTTTGCCGTTCCTGCTGATCGGCCCGTACCTCACTACGCGCAACCACACGCTGCCCGGCGTCGGCGCCGGCTACACGCTGGGCTACGTGTACATCCTGGCGCTGAAGAACCCGATGGTGTACGACCCCACGCGGTTCCTCAACGACGCCATCGCGCAGGTCGTCGGCATCGGCATGACTGCGGTGTTCTTCGTCTTCGTGCCGGCGGTGACGGGTTCGCCGTGGCAGCGCCGGCGCCAGCTGGCGCAGCTGCGGCGCCAGGTGGTGCTGGCCGCGAATGCGCCATTGCCGGGGTTGCTCTACAGCTTCGAGAGCGTCAATCGCGACCTCGTGCAGCAGGTGGTGACCTACACCCGGCCGGACACCGACGAATCGCGCAGCCTGTTGGCCTGGGCGCTGTCGGTACACGAATGCGGCCGCGCCGTGATCGAGCTGCGCCAGGACATCGCGCGCAGCGGCATGCCTCTTTCCGTGATCGGTCCGGTGCAGGACGCGGTGCACGCGATCGGCGCGCTCTACGCACAGCCACGCGCCGAATGCTGGCGGCGGGCCGATACCGCGGTGGCCCGCGCGATCGACATCACGACCGACCACCTGGCCCAGTCGCCTTCGACCTGCCAGGCGGCGCTCACCCATCTCTACCTGTTGCGCAGCGCGCTGCGCGACGACGAATCGGCCATGGCGCCGTACATCCAGGCCGGCCAGGGCACGGAGTCTCCCCATGCTGCATGA
- a CDS encoding DUF1656 domain-containing protein: MLHDLIPNEIALADALVPGLLLVFFGSLLALWAVDTLVGRFGLYRFVWHPPLFRLALFVCMFGAAGLLLFP, translated from the coding sequence ATGCTGCATGACCTCATCCCGAACGAAATCGCCCTGGCCGACGCGCTGGTGCCTGGTCTGCTCCTCGTCTTCTTCGGCAGCCTGCTGGCGCTGTGGGCGGTCGACACCCTGGTCGGCCGGTTCGGCCTCTATCGCTTCGTCTGGCATCCGCCGCTATTCCGGCTGGCCCTCTTCGTATGCATGTTCGGCGCCGCCGGGCTGCTGCTGTTTCCCTGA
- a CDS encoding HlyD family secretion protein, translated as MKIASLLRFALTAMVVVVAALLGHALWRHYMYSPWTRDGRVRAEVVRIAPDVSGLVTRVAVIDNQLVKKGDVLFTIDKSRFEYAVAQAQANLAAAEASARAAGANINAALASAAARKADYDMLSRQAERRQQLGDVVSQEVRTDAVSSANAARATWQQAQASGSQASAARQQAEAAVEQAQVALDRAKLDMERTEVRAPVDGYVTNLDIRVGDYASTGSPRLALIDSHSYYIYGYFEETKLPHLRVGDPVNIRLMAGGARLKGQITGIARGITDRDNPTGSDLLADVNPTFNWVRLAQRVPVRIAIDTEHLPPDVLIAAGMTATIEVYPRDDRRKRTN; from the coding sequence ATGAAAATCGCCTCCCTGCTCCGTTTCGCCCTAACCGCCATGGTCGTCGTCGTGGCCGCGCTGCTCGGCCACGCGCTGTGGCGTCACTACATGTACTCGCCGTGGACCCGCGACGGCCGCGTGCGCGCCGAAGTCGTGCGCATCGCACCCGACGTCTCCGGACTGGTCACCCGTGTTGCCGTCATCGACAACCAGTTGGTGAAGAAGGGCGACGTGCTGTTCACCATCGACAAGTCTCGCTTCGAGTACGCCGTGGCTCAGGCTCAGGCCAATCTCGCTGCCGCCGAAGCCAGCGCGCGCGCAGCCGGCGCCAATATCAACGCGGCCTTGGCCAGTGCCGCGGCGCGCAAGGCCGACTACGACATGCTTTCCAGGCAGGCCGAGCGACGCCAGCAACTCGGCGACGTGGTGTCGCAGGAAGTGCGCACCGATGCGGTGTCTTCTGCCAACGCCGCCCGCGCCACCTGGCAACAGGCGCAGGCTAGCGGCAGCCAGGCCAGTGCCGCGCGCCAGCAGGCCGAGGCCGCGGTGGAACAGGCGCAGGTGGCACTGGACCGTGCCAAGCTCGATATGGAGCGCACCGAAGTGCGCGCGCCGGTCGACGGCTACGTGACCAATCTCGACATCCGCGTCGGCGACTATGCCTCCACGGGGTCGCCTCGGCTCGCGCTGATCGATAGCCACAGCTACTACATCTACGGCTATTTCGAGGAAACCAAGCTGCCGCACCTGCGCGTGGGCGACCCGGTCAACATCCGGCTCATGGCCGGCGGTGCGCGCCTGAAGGGGCAGATCACCGGCATCGCGCGCGGCATCACCGACCGCGACAATCCCACCGGCAGCGACCTGCTCGCCGACGTGAATCCCACGTTCAACTGGGTGCGGCTGGCGCAGCGCGTGCCGGTGCGTATCGCCATCGATACCGAACACCTGCCCCCGGACGTCCTGATCGCGGCGGGCATGACGGCCACGATCGAGGTGTACCCGCGCGACGACAGGCGCAAGCGGACGAACTGA
- a CDS encoding aspartyl protease family protein, which translates to MIQPRTLPLLIAALLLPALACADDADTLLRELRQAHGADALHRHAAIDAEGSQQADGLEGRWQQTVDLRGGQYATRMRNELFAVADGYDAKGRWRQDNTGLVHDLNSPEARTVAASENWLRRLGFLDANDGTRYRLLPQADEEGHRFERLEATPTGGRAVTLWIDPATHRLDHATWQSSFLQITQRYGDYRAVDGATLPFRIVDKATTAAGGSDSENVATVTRYRWIDGTPAGLLQRPDGKVRDVTMAGDARRATVPMHLEGGFLLVDVSIDGKGPLPFILDTGGHAILTADAANKLGFETRGAGVSTGSGPGSMSTAYTRVGHLGLGAADVRDLTFLVMPYPHEFYERGEGREPIAGILGLEIFERFAVTFDYDKGQLVLQPYDHGDAPAAERGERLPLMFTDDMPLVDASLDGRRGTFGIDTGNSGLTLLFPQWAARQGIAARYKKGAPSPTGGVGGLFTAHFAHATSMQLGGQRLDNIVAMLTRADAGATGNPSEAGNIGQDVLSRFNVHFDYRRGEMVLQPRAQPAERQYAMAGFRAGKSAAQTDRYKVNWVLPGGPAAEAGLKAGDFIVAVNGKPAKAIGLGELRSASMGLPEATPLELTLDNGKVLKMRLRDVAPR; encoded by the coding sequence ATGATCCAGCCCCGCACCCTGCCCTTGCTGATCGCCGCCCTGCTGCTCCCCGCGCTGGCCTGCGCGGACGATGCCGACACCCTGTTGCGCGAGCTGCGCCAGGCCCACGGTGCCGACGCCCTGCACCGCCACGCCGCCATCGACGCCGAAGGCAGCCAGCAAGCCGACGGCCTCGAAGGCCGCTGGCAGCAGACCGTGGACCTGCGCGGCGGCCAGTACGCGACGCGGATGCGCAACGAGCTGTTCGCGGTCGCCGACGGCTATGACGCGAAGGGCCGCTGGCGCCAGGACAACACCGGCCTGGTCCATGACCTGAATTCGCCGGAAGCCAGGACAGTCGCCGCCAGCGAGAACTGGTTGCGCCGGCTCGGCTTCCTCGATGCAAACGATGGCACGCGCTATCGCCTGCTGCCGCAGGCCGACGAAGAAGGCCATCGGTTCGAGCGCCTCGAAGCGACGCCAACGGGCGGTCGCGCTGTGACCCTGTGGATCGACCCGGCGACGCACCGGCTGGATCACGCCACCTGGCAGAGCTCGTTCCTCCAGATCACCCAGCGCTATGGCGACTATCGCGCCGTCGATGGCGCGACGCTGCCGTTCCGCATCGTCGACAAGGCCACCACCGCGGCCGGCGGATCGGATAGCGAGAACGTCGCCACCGTCACCCGTTATCGCTGGATCGACGGCACGCCCGCCGGGCTCCTGCAGCGTCCGGACGGCAAGGTCCGCGATGTGACGATGGCCGGAGACGCCCGCCGCGCCACCGTGCCGATGCATCTCGAAGGCGGCTTCCTGCTCGTCGACGTCAGCATCGACGGCAAAGGCCCGCTGCCTTTCATTCTCGATACCGGCGGCCACGCGATCCTCACCGCAGACGCGGCGAATAAGCTCGGCTTCGAAACGCGCGGCGCGGGCGTCAGCACCGGCTCCGGCCCCGGATCGATGAGCACCGCATATACCCGCGTCGGGCACCTCGGGCTGGGTGCCGCGGATGTCCGCGATCTCACCTTCCTGGTGATGCCGTATCCGCATGAGTTCTACGAGCGCGGCGAAGGCCGCGAGCCGATCGCCGGCATCCTGGGCCTGGAGATTTTCGAACGCTTCGCGGTGACTTTCGATTACGACAAAGGCCAGCTGGTCCTGCAGCCCTACGACCATGGCGACGCACCTGCGGCCGAACGAGGCGAGCGACTTCCGCTGATGTTCACCGACGACATGCCGCTGGTCGATGCGAGCCTCGACGGCCGGCGCGGCACGTTTGGCATCGATACGGGCAACTCCGGGTTGACGCTGTTGTTTCCGCAGTGGGCCGCGCGCCAGGGCATCGCGGCGCGCTACAAAAAAGGCGCGCCATCGCCCACCGGCGGAGTCGGCGGCCTGTTCACCGCGCACTTCGCACATGCCACGAGCATGCAGTTGGGCGGACAGCGGCTGGACAACATCGTGGCCATGCTCACCCGTGCCGACGCGGGTGCCACGGGCAACCCCAGCGAGGCCGGCAACATCGGGCAGGACGTGCTGTCGCGCTTCAACGTGCATTTCGATTACCGGCGCGGCGAGATGGTGCTGCAACCGCGCGCCCAGCCGGCCGAACGGCAGTACGCGATGGCGGGCTTCCGCGCGGGCAAGTCCGCGGCGCAGACGGATCGCTACAAAGTCAACTGGGTGTTGCCCGGCGGCCCCGCGGCGGAAGCGGGACTGAAGGCGGGCGACTTCATCGTTGCGGTCAACGGCAAGCCGGCCAAAGCGATCGGCCTGGGCGAGCTGCGTAGTGCCAGCATGGGCCTTCCCGAAGCGACGCCGCTCGAATTGACCTTGGACAACGGCAAGGTGCTGAAGATGCGCCTGCGCGACGTGGCGCCGCGGTAA
- a CDS encoding AraC family transcriptional regulator produces MQHLGRANFGSPLHRRSVGGLLVTATAYAGKGDLPMHEHDDAYLCLVAGGAYTQHASAGETACAPGLLLAHPQGHRHANRFSPQGARCLSIFPSGALAEGVGVRRLLGDFRALHLPGATRLLARIERELAAEDDAAALALQSAVLELVALACRNEPAERRPAWLVKVLERLHDDPAADLSLAELGQLAGVHPAHLARSFQQAQGMSVGDYRRMLRIRQACHALADRARPIVEIAAEAGFADQSHFARVFKRAVGETPRDYRHKTQRAS; encoded by the coding sequence ATGCAACATCTCGGCCGCGCCAACTTCGGCTCTCCCCTGCACCGCCGCTCCGTCGGCGGCCTGCTCGTGACCGCCACTGCCTACGCGGGCAAAGGCGACTTGCCGATGCACGAACACGACGATGCCTATCTCTGCCTGGTCGCCGGCGGCGCCTATACGCAACATGCGTCCGCAGGAGAAACCGCGTGCGCGCCGGGCCTGCTGCTGGCGCATCCGCAGGGTCACCGCCACGCCAACCGGTTCTCGCCGCAGGGTGCGCGCTGCCTGAGCATCTTTCCGTCGGGCGCACTGGCCGAAGGCGTGGGGGTGCGTCGACTGCTGGGCGATTTTCGCGCCCTGCATCTGCCTGGGGCGACGCGCCTGCTCGCGCGCATCGAACGCGAACTGGCGGCGGAAGACGATGCCGCGGCGCTGGCCCTGCAGTCCGCGGTACTCGAACTGGTCGCGCTGGCCTGCCGCAACGAACCGGCGGAACGCCGCCCCGCATGGCTGGTGAAGGTGCTCGAACGGCTGCACGACGATCCGGCGGCCGACCTATCGCTGGCCGAACTGGGACAGCTGGCGGGTGTTCATCCGGCGCACTTGGCGCGGAGCTTCCAGCAGGCGCAAGGCATGTCGGTGGGCGATTACCGCCGGATGCTGCGCATCCGCCAGGCCTGCCATGCGCTGGCCGACCGCGCCCGTCCGATCGTCGAGATCGCGGCCGAGGCCGGGTTCGCGGACCAGAGTCATTTCGCGCGCGTGTTCAAGCGTGCGGTCGGCGAGACGCCGCGTGACTATCGGCATAAAACGCAACGCGCGTCCTGA
- a CDS encoding alpha/beta hydrolase produces MSAPVERALELPQLTLRALTWGGDTLPPLLALHGWLDNAGSYAYLAPRLAERRRVIALELPGHGHSGHLPAGMHYHFVDYVRGVLAAADQLGLERFDLLGHSLGAGIAALVAAAAPARIRRLLLIEGLGPLGDDGTRTLQRFRDGIEPPANGKGLRVFRDIDQAVAARAIAGGLRAELARPIVERGLAEVADGWCWRSDPRLTRVSPLRLAEAQIHALLRGIEAPTALLLARPATSYLPSEPMALRAACVAHITVSHLDGGHHLQLEHPDAVATWALNHLDAP; encoded by the coding sequence ATGAGCGCGCCGGTCGAACGCGCGCTCGAACTGCCTCAGCTCACCTTGCGCGCGCTGACCTGGGGTGGCGACACCCTGCCGCCGCTGCTGGCCCTGCACGGCTGGCTGGACAACGCCGGCAGCTACGCCTACCTGGCACCGCGGCTCGCGGAGCGACGCCGCGTCATCGCCCTCGAACTGCCGGGACATGGGCATTCGGGCCATCTGCCGGCAGGCATGCACTATCACTTCGTGGACTACGTCCGCGGTGTGCTCGCCGCCGCGGACCAACTTGGCCTCGAACGCTTCGACCTGCTCGGCCACTCGCTGGGCGCCGGCATCGCGGCCCTGGTCGCCGCCGCCGCGCCGGCACGGATTCGCCGCCTGCTGCTGATCGAAGGGCTGGGGCCGCTGGGCGACGACGGCACGCGGACCTTGCAGCGATTCCGCGACGGCATCGAGCCGCCGGCCAACGGCAAGGGCCTGCGCGTCTTTCGCGACATCGACCAGGCCGTGGCCGCCCGCGCCATCGCCGGCGGCCTGCGCGCGGAGCTGGCGCGCCCGATCGTGGAACGGGGTCTTGCGGAAGTCGCCGATGGCTGGTGCTGGCGCAGCGATCCTCGCCTGACCCGCGTCTCGCCGCTGCGACTGGCCGAGGCACAGATCCACGCGCTGCTGCGCGGCATCGAGGCGCCCACCGCGCTGCTCCTGGCGCGGCCCGCCACTTCGTACCTGCCGAGCGAGCCGATGGCGCTCCGCGCCGCGTGCGTCGCCCACATCACCGTGAGCCACCTCGATGGCGGGCATCACCTCCAGCTGGAACACCCCGACGCCGTGGCCACTTGGGCGCTGAACCACCTCGACGCCCCCTGA